The DNA window GAGCatctatttatttaatatttatgatgATTAAGTTTAGTAACAAAACACACATCACATTGGATCATCTCCTTCCATATATCCCTCTCCTTCAATCAACCAAgtgtaataataataaacattaataaaaaataatatataaaaagaagAGAGGGAAAATGTTAGTGAGAGATAGAGACAAATTTGTGAACGAGATAATTGGAGAGAAATAatagaaggagaggatccaatcCCAACACACATTGACATATATGATACTACACCAATTTCAATAACTTAGTTAGAGATGCTATATCCTCATAGCATCTAGGTAAGACTTTCCATCAAGTTTACGAGCAAAAACATTCCTTAAGTATTCTTCCAGTCCAATTGCTTTGAATCGTGCTGGTGTTTCTTCGGTGATGAAACTTTTTGCGGGACCTATCTCTCCGTTGTGTCTTATTGAACAAAATGTTGCAATAGACAGTCTTTCTTTTGCAGAGTTCACAGTTGCTCTATGTTCAATACTTCGGTATATTCCATTAGTTACAATCTGCCAACAAAAAAGTATAGTCAAACCTTAGAGTTAGAATTGAGTTGAACTAAGTTGAATAGGAAGCAAGACTTTTACCTCAAGCATGTCTCCAATATTGACAATGAAGGCATTAGGAAGAGGTTTAACTGGGACCCACATGCCATCTTTTCTTACTTGGAGTCCTTCAACTTCATTGAGTTGTAGGAGGATAGTGACACCTACAGGATCTGAATGTGGTGTTAGCCCAATAACCTTTTCTGGTTGAGGACATGGAGGGTAATAGTTTATCCTCATCGATTGTATCCCATCTTCAAATATGATATTCATTTCTTTTTCATCCATTTTCAAGGCTTTTCCCATATATTCAACAATTATCATGGACAGCTTTTTCATTTCTATGGAGTAAAGCTCCAGAGTATCTCTACATGACAAATAACATAGATTAAATATATTGTTCTAACAGTAACCCTAATTAtcatagaaataaaaaaataaaaagaaagtagTTGCTCTATAATCGTAGAGGAAGATATTATTGGCCAAACTACATTAATAAAAAGTGATCGAGTTTATGTTTTACTTtcgtttctctttaatttttcgaaaaaaaaattaaaataaccatgtttgataaaaaatatacaagaaaaaccatgttttcaggtaaattaccaaactgtctaggtttgggactgaTTGGAAGTGAATGCGCCAGACCATTTGGCGCATATATACCCAACTAGCCAATCCATTTGgcgtaaaccctaaaaaaaattaggGCAAATGGGAGTAGCCAATCCAATTGGCGCATGCACTCCTATaacaacacataggcgccatttcatttggctacTATGTgttgtgtctttttttttttaaaattttacttgTTTCCGGTATTTTCGCACACCGGTTCGGGTATATATCTGATAAATCGATTCTGGAAAGGGTCTGAAAAATcgattttggaaaaacagaagaaTATGTCTGAATAATGTTTGCCTTGGCAATTTCGGTTATTCACTAAagcacaatttattgatgaaaaaCGGAGGCAAGGTTACAAGAGGCGGTAAGCGAAACTGATACGttgcattaaaaaaaaatacagattatactaaacttgcgacgatgtcgagccacgattagggcatcttttgatattgtgccccacctgacggcaaatgctgcattttcgttccattttgtcgcggacgtccatttcggttctaatccgtgtactattgggacgcccttttttctttcgccgcattgcgtcgttgtgccaaactacctctccatcatactcaggccagtaatcctccttggccaccacaggaaacgcaacactgtTTCTTGCAGCTCCATTCTATTTGAATGATCCCCGTGCACAGAACTacatcttgccacaacaacaacaaccggaagaagaaccacaacaacaacaacaagaacaacaacaactccggcAACAACAACGACTTCAGCAGCGACAACAACAAAGCCTGCAACGCCGCCAACAACAACTCCTACAacagcaacgacaacaacaactccaggaacaacaacaaatccagcaacaacaacaaaatattttcagtaCTCCATCCCGTTCCGCACGCAACATCCGCCAATCAAATATGTTCCAATCCCAATCTCAACCATTACAAGGGTATGAAGACCGCCATCCTTCCTcggaccaatatcagacccaCTCACAACCATTCGGATTTGCAACATTTGTTGGGTCCTCAAGGGGATTCGGCCAAAACCTAACTCCCGGTTCAtctagccttcatcttagtcccgacgatggtcctcatggtgaatcctctCACCGTGGCGCCCCCTCCGGCTACGCAACACCTACAAACCAATTCGGCTTTAaccaaggtagttctagtgctgcgGGATGCTATGAACCGGAGGTCTTTTCCCACCCCACTCCACCACCACGAATAAACACATTTGAGGGAATGGGTagccgactttacaacagcggttttccggataattatgggggcgtcgacgaattcatagacaacgatccacgcgacatcccagtaccagcccccgtgacacaaacccaacaagaagcacaaaggggaAGGGGTGGGGGTAGAGCTAGGGCAAGAGGCGGTGTCAATATTCACGGCGGAATCAAGGATCGCGGTAAACGTGTCATTACAAGACCAGGttgcggaacggatggctatcttggtgatggacgtcattgatcatgttgttgtatttttcattaatctttggtatcgtttctgaaattaattgtaaccgatgtttagtttttaaattatattgtaatcgatgtttagttcttaaattatattgtaatcgatgttaCAATTTTGATTTTCGTTTTCTGCATTACATTTATAAggcgaaaaaaatattttacaaatttatttctgtaaatatcataacaaataaaataaaaaaaaaaatttaagtttaatatatttcaactaaaatgaattaaaaaaaaatgaaaaaaaaaaataaaaaaaaaaaggcccTAGAACtaaggcgccaaatggtttggcttctagggcaaaaaccctagacttatgcgccattccatttggcgcaaacatATTGGATTTTAGGGCatgccaattcatttggcgcatgcacccaaaatttacACGTatacgccatttcatttggcgcattcagtATTCTGatatcccaaacctagacagtttggtaaataccccgaaaacatggtttttttcgtattttttttatcaaacctggttatttaaattttttttttctaatttttcagACATAgttaaattgaattagaattttGAGATATAGAAAAAGAGAGGGAAACTAAGAACCTGATAGGAAGTGGAAGTTGTGGAAAT is part of the Vicia villosa cultivar HV-30 ecotype Madison, WI linkage group LG2, Vvil1.0, whole genome shotgun sequence genome and encodes:
- the LOC131653373 gene encoding protein SRG1-like, which codes for MEEKKNFSGTSLLVPSVQELAKDNISAVPPRYIQSQLEELVINESDNILEIPIIDMNKLLSLEFGSEELAKLHLACKDWGFFQLVNHDVCSSLVEKVKLKIQEFFNLPMSEKKKFWQTQQHMEGFGQAFVVSEEQKLDWADMFYMTTLPKHSRMPHLFPQLPLPIRDTLELYSIEMKKLSMIIVEYMGKALKMDEKEMNIIFEDGIQSMRINYYPPCPQPEKVIGLTPHSDPVGVTILLQLNEVEGLQVRKDGMWVPVKPLPNAFIVNIGDMLEIVTNGIYRSIEHRATVNSAKERLSIATFCSIRHNGEIGPAKSFITEETPARFKAIGLEEYLRNVFARKLDGKSYLDAMRI